The following are from one region of the Camarhynchus parvulus chromosome 3, STF_HiC, whole genome shotgun sequence genome:
- the CHRNA2 gene encoding neuronal acetylcholine receptor subunit alpha-2, translated as MGICSLWVLLLLLLLPGGRARRRSHAEDRLFQRLFSGYNRWARPVRNTSDVVIVRFGLSIAQLIDVDEKNQMMTTNVWLKQEWSDYKLRWDPAEYDNVTSIRVPSEMIWIPDLVLYNNADGEFAVTHMTKAHLSWDGTVTWVPPAIYKSSCSIDVTFFPFDQQSCKMKFGSWTYDKAKIDLENMDHQVDLKDYWESGEWAIINAVGTYNSKKYDCCTEIYPDITFYFVIRRLPLFYTINLIIPCLLISCLTVLVFYLPSDCGEKITLCISVLLSLTVFLLLITEIIPSTSLVIPLIGEYLLFTMIFVTLSIIITVFVLNVHHRSPSTHAMPAWVRRFLLGSVPRWLSMKRPPQEGTRGRHGRPGARLSTSRCWLETDVDDKWEEEEEEEEEEEEEEEEEEEEKTYPAHPAESKGREFRYGKKSGSSGPRGASKGKEEEEEKEEEEEGSERGLALSPRMRKALEGVQYIADHLRAEDADFSVKEDWKYVAMVIDRIFLWMFIIVCLLGTVGLFLPPYLAGMI; from the exons ATGGGAATTTGCTCCCtctgggttctgctgctgctgctgctgctgccagggg GCCGGGCGCGGCGGCGCAGCCACGCCGAGGACCGGCTCTTCCAGCGCCTCTTCTCGGGCTACAACCGCTGGGCCCGGCCCGTGCGCAACACCTCCGACGTCGTCATCGTGCGCTTCGGCCTCTCCATCGCCCAGCTCATCGACGTG GATGAGAAGAACCAGATGATGACCACGAACGTGTGGCTGAAACAG GAATGGAGCGATTACAAGCTGCGCTGGGACCCGGCCGAGTACGACAACGTCACCTCCATCCGGGTGCCCTCCGAGATGATCTGGATCCCCGACCTCGTCCTCTACAACAA cGCCGACGGCGAGTTCGCGGTGACGCACATGACCAAGGCCCACCTCTCGTGGGACGGCACGGTCACCTGGGTGCCGCCGGCCATCTACaagagctcctgcagcatcGACGTCACCTTCTTCCCCTTCgaccagcagagctgcaagaTGAAGTTCGGCTCGTGGACCTACGACAAGGCCAAGATCGACCTGGAGAACATGGACCACCAGGTGGACCTCAAGGACTACTGGGAGAGCGGCGAGTGGGCCATCATCAACGCCGTGGGCACCTACAACTCCAAGAAGTACGACTGCTGCACGGAGATCTACCCCGACATCACCTTCTACTTCGTCATCCGCCGCCTGCCGCTCTTCTACACCATCAACCTCATCATCCCGTGCCTGCTCATCTCCTGCCTCACCGTCCTGGTCTTCTACCTGCCCTCGGACTGCGGCGAGAAGATCACGCTGTGCATCTCCGTGCTGCTGTCCCTCACCGTGTTCCTGCTGCTCATCACCGAGATCATCCCGTCCACCTCGCTGGTCATCCCGCTGATCGGCGAGTACCTGCTCTTCACCATGATCTTCGTCACGCTCTCCATCATCATCACCGTCTTCGTGCTCAACGTGCACCACCGCTCGCCCAGCACGCACGCCATGCCCGCCTGGGTGCGCCGGTTCCTCCTGGGCTCCGTGCCCAGGTGGCTCTCCATGAAGAGGCCGCCCCAGGAGGGGACGCGGGGACGGCACGGCCGCCCCGGGGCGCGGCTCAGCACCTCGCGCTGCTGGCTGGAGACCGACGTGGATGACaagtgggaggaagaggaagaagaagaagaagaagaagaagaagaagaagaagaagaagaagaggagaagacCTATCCCGCCCACCCCGCCGAATCCAAGGGAAGGGAATTCCGCTACGGGAAGAAGTCCGGGAGTTCGGGACCGCGCGGAGCGTccaaggggaaggaggaggaggaggagaaggaggaggaggaggaaggctcgGAGCGGGGTTTGGCGCTGTCGCCCAGGATGAGGAAGGCTCTGGAAGGCGTGCAGTACATCGCCGACCACCTGAGGGCCGAGGACGCCGACTTCTCC GTGAAGGAGGACTGGAAGTACGTGGCCATGGTGATCGACCGCATCTTCCTGTGGATGTTCATCATCGTCTGCCTGCTGGGCACCGTGGGGCTCTTCCTGCCGCCCTACCTGGCCGGCATGATCTAG